The Mycolicibacterium smegmatis genome has a window encoding:
- a CDS encoding FadR/GntR family transcriptional regulator encodes MRAHELVLERIERDLVAGAITVGDRLPPERALAESLSVSRASVREAIRVLEAMGVIRTAAGSGPDAGAIVTADAATSIGSALRLHTATRALPIEDLVSTRILLEASALRDAAALSPRPDLAGINARLDAMDDPDLGPEEFHRLDAEFHVALTALAGNVVVEAMMAALRGAIQGYILAGVPRLADWGGVAANLRCEHRRIVTALSRGQGNKAAELARAHIEGYVDLIKS; translated from the coding sequence ATGCGCGCACATGAGCTGGTGCTCGAGCGGATCGAACGCGATCTGGTCGCAGGCGCCATCACGGTCGGCGACCGGTTGCCGCCCGAGCGTGCGCTCGCCGAGAGCCTCTCGGTGAGCCGGGCGTCGGTACGCGAAGCCATCCGGGTGCTCGAGGCCATGGGCGTCATCCGCACGGCCGCGGGTTCCGGACCGGACGCGGGCGCGATCGTCACGGCCGATGCGGCCACGTCGATCGGATCGGCGCTGCGACTGCACACCGCGACGCGCGCACTGCCCATCGAGGACCTGGTGAGCACGCGAATCCTTCTGGAGGCCTCGGCTTTACGCGATGCGGCGGCGTTGTCACCGCGTCCGGACCTCGCCGGGATCAACGCACGGCTCGACGCGATGGACGACCCGGACCTGGGACCCGAGGAGTTCCACCGCCTCGACGCGGAGTTCCACGTCGCATTGACGGCGCTGGCCGGCAACGTCGTCGTCGAGGCCATGATGGCGGCACTGCGCGGCGCCATCCAGGGGTACATCCTGGCCGGGGTGCCCCGCCTTGCGGACTGGGGCGGAGTCGCGGCGAACCTGCGCTGCGAGCACAGGCGCATCGTCACCGCGCTGTCGCGCGGACAGGGCAACAAGGCCGCTGAGCTGGCCCGCGCCCACATCGAAGGTTATGTAGACCTGATCAAAAGCTGA
- a CDS encoding DNA polymerase domain-containing protein, producing MAGALTLELDGLTVSVTNPDKVIFPEYDGRAAVTKLDLVNYYRAVADGALRGVFGRPMILKRFVKGIATEAIFQKRAPEKRPDFIEVAELKYRSGTSAKEAVLRNTAGLAWAVNLGCVDLNPHPVRADDLDHPDELRVDLDPMPGVEWQQILDVAMVAREVLSDHGLTAWPKTSGSRGFHIYARISRDWPYAKVRLAAQTVAREVERRAPDLATAHWWKEEREGVFVDFNQNAKDRTVASAYSVRATPDARVSTPLRWDEVPTCRPEEFTIATVPDRFAEIGDPWEGMDTAVGGLDGLLALAEELGPAEKAPKGASRDGRRASTMPLIEIARTKTKDEAMAALDIWRERYPEVSKKLEPVDILVDGMRGPSSIWYRIRINLQHVPEGERPPQEELIADYSPWENYSGAQWRR from the coding sequence ATGGCCGGTGCACTGACGCTGGAGTTGGACGGCCTGACGGTCTCGGTCACCAACCCCGACAAGGTGATCTTCCCCGAGTACGACGGGCGTGCGGCCGTCACCAAACTCGACCTTGTCAACTACTACCGCGCGGTGGCCGACGGCGCGCTGCGCGGGGTGTTCGGCAGGCCGATGATCCTCAAACGCTTCGTCAAGGGCATCGCCACCGAGGCGATATTCCAGAAGCGCGCGCCTGAGAAACGCCCCGACTTCATCGAGGTCGCCGAACTCAAGTACCGCTCCGGTACCTCGGCCAAAGAGGCCGTGCTCCGCAACACCGCAGGTCTCGCGTGGGCCGTGAACCTCGGATGTGTGGACCTCAACCCGCACCCGGTGCGCGCCGACGACCTCGACCATCCCGACGAACTCCGCGTCGACCTGGACCCCATGCCCGGCGTCGAGTGGCAGCAGATCCTCGACGTCGCGATGGTCGCGCGCGAGGTGCTCTCCGATCACGGCCTGACCGCGTGGCCCAAGACCTCGGGCTCGCGCGGTTTCCACATCTATGCCCGCATCAGCCGCGACTGGCCGTACGCGAAGGTCCGCCTGGCCGCGCAGACGGTCGCCCGTGAGGTCGAACGGCGCGCTCCCGACCTCGCCACCGCACATTGGTGGAAGGAGGAACGCGAGGGGGTGTTCGTGGACTTCAACCAGAACGCCAAGGACCGCACGGTGGCCTCGGCCTACTCGGTGCGCGCGACGCCGGACGCAAGGGTGTCCACCCCGCTGCGCTGGGACGAGGTGCCGACGTGCCGGCCCGAGGAGTTCACCATCGCGACCGTGCCCGACCGGTTCGCCGAGATCGGGGATCCGTGGGAGGGCATGGACACCGCGGTCGGCGGTCTCGACGGGTTGCTCGCGCTCGCCGAGGAACTCGGTCCCGCCGAGAAGGCACCCAAGGGCGCGTCCCGCGACGGGCGACGCGCCTCGACGATGCCGCTGATCGAGATCGCCCGCACCAAGACCAAGGACGAGGCGATGGCCGCGCTCGACATCTGGCGGGAACGCTACCCGGAGGTATCGAAAAAGCTTGAGCCCGTGGACATCCTGGTCGACGGTATGCGAGGTCCGAGCTCGATCTGGTACCGGATCCGGATCAATCTGCAACACGTCCCGGAGGGTGAGCGCCCGCCCCAGGAGGAGCTCATCGCCGATTACAGCCCGTGGGAGAACTATTCGGGCGCACAGTGGCGCCGCTAG
- the fadD2 gene encoding long-chain-fatty-acid--CoA ligase FadD2, whose translation MLSLSDLPAQVTAKAKEYAERGVAELHYARKMFEAGALRLEPPQHMLALVADIRTWGEIGMIPALNARRHPNRVAVIDDEGEFTFGELDAAAHALANELLARGVRGGDGVGILARNHRWFLVSLYGAARVGARIIMLNTEFSGPQIKEVAAREGAKVIIYDDEYTAAVAQAETEMGKLRALGTNPDKEEPSGSTDETLAEVIARSGKRPAPKASRHASIIILTSGTTGTPKGANRAAPPSLAPIGGVLSHVPFKAGEVTALPAPMFHALGFLHATIAMMLGSTLVLRRRFRPATVLEDIEKHKVTAAVVVPVMLSRMLDHLEKMPQKPDLSSLRIMFVSGSQLGAELATRALKELGPVIYNLYGSTEIAFATIARPQDLSRNPATVGPVVKGITVKILDDNGRELPQGEVGRIFVRNTFPFKGYTGGGGKQIIDGMMSSGDVGYFDEHGLLYISGRDDEMIVSGGENVFPAEVEDLISGHPEVVEATAIGVDDKEWGARLRAFVVKAEGSSLTEDDVKAYVRDHLARYKVPREVVFLDELPRNPTGKILKRELRNIDA comes from the coding sequence ATGCTGAGTCTGTCTGATTTGCCTGCGCAAGTGACGGCGAAGGCCAAGGAGTACGCCGAGCGAGGTGTCGCCGAACTGCACTACGCCCGCAAGATGTTCGAAGCAGGCGCGTTGAGGCTCGAACCGCCGCAGCACATGCTGGCGCTGGTGGCCGACATCCGGACCTGGGGCGAGATCGGCATGATCCCGGCGCTCAACGCGCGCAGGCACCCGAATCGGGTCGCGGTCATCGACGACGAGGGCGAGTTCACGTTCGGTGAACTCGACGCCGCGGCCCACGCGCTGGCGAACGAGTTGCTGGCACGCGGCGTCCGCGGCGGGGACGGAGTCGGCATCCTGGCCCGCAACCACCGCTGGTTTTTGGTGTCGCTGTACGGGGCCGCGCGTGTGGGCGCCCGCATCATCATGCTCAACACCGAGTTCTCCGGGCCCCAGATCAAAGAGGTCGCCGCGCGCGAGGGCGCGAAGGTGATCATCTACGACGACGAGTACACCGCGGCGGTCGCGCAGGCCGAGACCGAGATGGGCAAGTTGCGGGCGCTGGGCACCAACCCCGACAAGGAGGAGCCGTCGGGCAGTACCGACGAAACCCTCGCCGAGGTGATCGCGCGCAGCGGCAAGCGGCCGGCGCCCAAGGCAAGCCGGCACGCCTCGATCATCATCCTGACCAGCGGCACCACCGGAACCCCCAAGGGCGCCAACCGGGCGGCCCCGCCGTCGCTCGCCCCGATCGGCGGCGTGCTCTCGCATGTGCCGTTCAAGGCCGGCGAGGTCACCGCGCTGCCCGCGCCGATGTTCCACGCGCTGGGCTTCCTGCACGCGACGATCGCGATGATGCTCGGCTCGACGCTGGTGCTACGCCGCCGCTTCAGGCCCGCCACGGTGCTCGAGGACATCGAGAAGCACAAGGTCACCGCGGCGGTGGTGGTACCGGTGATGCTCTCGCGCATGCTGGACCACCTGGAGAAGATGCCGCAGAAACCCGACCTCTCGTCGCTGCGGATCATGTTCGTCTCGGGTTCACAGCTCGGCGCGGAACTCGCGACCCGCGCACTCAAGGAACTCGGGCCGGTGATCTACAACCTGTACGGGTCGACCGAGATCGCGTTCGCCACGATCGCGCGTCCGCAGGATCTGTCGCGCAACCCGGCCACCGTGGGCCCCGTGGTCAAGGGGATCACGGTCAAGATCCTCGACGACAACGGCAGGGAATTGCCGCAAGGTGAGGTCGGCCGCATCTTCGTGCGAAACACATTCCCCTTCAAGGGCTACACGGGCGGCGGCGGCAAGCAGATCATCGACGGCATGATGTCGTCCGGCGATGTCGGCTATTTCGACGAGCACGGTCTGCTCTACATCTCCGGCCGCGACGACGAGATGATCGTCTCGGGCGGCGAGAACGTGTTCCCCGCCGAGGTCGAGGATCTGATCAGCGGCCACCCCGAGGTCGTCGAAGCCACCGCGATCGGCGTCGACGACAAGGAGTGGGGCGCCCGGCTGCGCGCTTTCGTGGTGAAGGCCGAGGGCTCGTCGCTCACCGAGGACGACGTCAAGGCCTATGTACGTGACCATCTGGCGCGCTACAAGGTGCCACGTGAGGTGGTCTTCCTCGACGAGTTGCCGCGTAATCCCACCGGCAAGATCCTCAAGCGCGAACTGCGCAACATCGACGCCTGA
- a CDS encoding SDR family NAD(P)-dependent oxidoreductase, which produces MNIDLTGKTALVTGSTQGIGLAIAETLARSGARVAINGRTASRVDETVAQLGDLDVVGVAADVATQKGTEALLEQLPSVDILVNNLGIFGAEPAREITDEQWRKYFDVNVLAAVRLIRSYLPGMIEKGWGRAIQIASDSAIVIPEEMIHYGVSKTALLAVSRGFAKDAAGTGVTVNSVIAGPTHTAGVEDFVYQLVDKSLPWDEAQREFMRKHRPQSLLQRLIEPEEIANMVAYLASPLASATTGGALRVDGGYVDAILP; this is translated from the coding sequence GTGAACATCGACCTCACCGGTAAGACCGCACTCGTCACGGGCTCGACGCAGGGCATCGGACTCGCCATCGCCGAAACGCTCGCCCGCAGCGGCGCGCGCGTGGCGATCAACGGGCGTACCGCATCGCGTGTCGACGAAACTGTGGCCCAACTGGGCGATCTGGACGTGGTGGGGGTGGCCGCCGACGTCGCGACGCAAAAGGGCACCGAGGCGCTGCTCGAGCAGTTGCCGTCGGTGGACATCCTCGTCAACAACCTGGGCATCTTCGGGGCAGAGCCCGCTCGCGAGATCACCGACGAGCAGTGGCGCAAGTACTTCGACGTCAACGTGCTGGCCGCGGTCCGGCTCATCCGCAGCTATCTGCCGGGCATGATCGAAAAGGGTTGGGGCCGTGCGATTCAGATCGCCAGCGACTCTGCCATCGTGATCCCCGAGGAGATGATCCACTACGGCGTCTCCAAGACCGCGCTGCTCGCGGTGTCCCGCGGATTCGCGAAAGACGCTGCGGGAACGGGTGTCACGGTCAACTCGGTGATCGCCGGACCGACCCACACCGCGGGTGTGGAGGACTTCGTTTATCAACTCGTCGACAAGTCGCTGCCGTGGGACGAGGCGCAACGGGAATTCATGCGCAAGCACCGCCCGCAGTCGCTGCTGCAGCGCTTGATCGAACCCGAGGAGATCGCCAACATGGTCGCCTACCTCGCATCGCCGCTGGCGTCGGCCACCACGGGTGGGGCGTTGCGCGTCGACGGTGGTTACGTCGACGCGATCCTGCCGTGA
- a CDS encoding acyl-CoA dehydrogenase has protein sequence MPIAILSEHIDLAGSVKSFVARVAPSDVLHEALETPLETPRANPPSYWKAAADQGLQGVHLSESVGGQGFGILELAIVLAEFGYGAVPGPFVPSAIASALISAHDPDAKVLSELASGDAIAAYALDSTLTATRQGDGLVIRGEVRAVPAAAQASILVLPVAIDSGEEWVVLDADQLEIEPVRSVDPLRPLAHVRANAVEVADERVLSNLSRPLARALMSTLLSAESIGVARWATDTAAGYAKIREQFGRPIGQFQAVKHKCANMVAVTERATAAVWDAARALDEVREKGTEGTHFGFAAAVAATLAPAAAQQCTQDCIQVHGGIGFTWEHDTNVYYRRALLLAACFGRAADHPQQVVDTATATGMRPVDIDLDPETEKLRDEIRAEVAALKAIPSEERTAAIAEGGWVQPHLPKPWGRDATPVEQIIIAQEFTTGRVKRPQMGIASWIIPSIVAFGTDEQKQRFLPPTFRGEMIWCQLFSEPGAGSDLASLTTRAVKVDGGWRITGQKIWTTGAQFSAWGALLARTDPDAPKHQGITYFLLDMKSPGVEVKPLRELTGNAMFNTVFIDDVFVPDDMVLGEVNRGWEVSRNTLTNERVSIGSSEPPFLANLDQFVQFLRDGQFDQIEQNHAGQLIAEGHAAKVLNLRSTLLTLAGGDAMPNAAISKLLSMKTGQGYAEFAVSTFGTDAAIGDPQEEPGRWAEYLLASRATTIYGGTTEVQLNIIAERLLGLPRDP, from the coding sequence ATGCCCATCGCAATCCTGTCCGAGCACATCGACCTGGCCGGTTCGGTCAAGTCGTTCGTCGCACGGGTTGCCCCATCCGACGTGCTGCACGAAGCGCTGGAAACTCCCCTGGAGACCCCCCGAGCCAATCCGCCGTCCTACTGGAAGGCCGCCGCGGACCAGGGTCTGCAGGGTGTCCACCTGTCCGAGTCCGTCGGTGGCCAGGGCTTCGGCATCCTTGAGCTCGCGATCGTGCTCGCCGAGTTCGGCTACGGCGCGGTGCCCGGCCCGTTCGTCCCGTCGGCGATCGCGAGTGCGCTGATTTCCGCGCACGATCCCGACGCCAAGGTGCTCAGCGAGCTGGCGTCGGGCGACGCCATCGCGGCCTACGCCCTCGACTCGACGCTCACCGCGACCCGCCAGGGCGACGGACTGGTGATCCGCGGTGAGGTCCGCGCGGTTCCGGCCGCCGCGCAGGCGTCGATCCTAGTGCTCCCGGTGGCCATCGACTCCGGCGAGGAATGGGTGGTCCTCGACGCCGACCAGCTGGAGATCGAACCGGTCCGCAGCGTCGACCCGCTGCGCCCGCTGGCCCACGTGCGTGCCAACGCCGTCGAGGTCGCCGACGAGCGCGTGCTGTCGAACCTGAGCCGGCCGCTGGCGCGGGCGTTGATGTCGACGCTGCTGTCGGCCGAGAGCATCGGCGTCGCGCGCTGGGCCACCGACACCGCGGCCGGCTACGCCAAGATCCGCGAGCAGTTCGGCAGGCCCATCGGTCAGTTCCAGGCCGTCAAGCACAAGTGCGCCAACATGGTCGCGGTCACCGAGCGGGCGACCGCTGCGGTGTGGGACGCGGCCAGGGCCCTTGATGAGGTGCGGGAAAAAGGTACCGAGGGAACGCATTTCGGGTTCGCCGCCGCGGTCGCGGCGACGTTGGCCCCTGCCGCCGCCCAGCAGTGCACGCAGGACTGCATCCAGGTGCACGGCGGTATCGGCTTCACCTGGGAGCACGACACCAACGTCTACTACCGGCGGGCACTGCTTCTCGCGGCGTGCTTCGGCCGTGCCGCGGACCATCCGCAGCAGGTCGTCGACACCGCGACCGCTACGGGCATGCGTCCCGTCGACATCGACCTCGATCCCGAGACCGAGAAGCTGCGCGACGAAATCCGCGCGGAAGTCGCTGCGCTGAAAGCCATTCCGAGTGAGGAACGCACCGCGGCGATCGCCGAGGGCGGGTGGGTGCAGCCGCACCTGCCCAAGCCGTGGGGCCGCGACGCCACGCCGGTCGAGCAGATCATCATCGCCCAGGAGTTCACCACCGGTCGCGTCAAGCGCCCGCAGATGGGCATCGCGTCGTGGATCATCCCGTCGATCGTGGCGTTCGGCACCGACGAGCAGAAGCAGCGATTCCTGCCGCCCACCTTCCGCGGCGAGATGATCTGGTGCCAGTTGTTCTCCGAGCCGGGAGCCGGGTCCGACCTCGCGAGCCTGACCACGCGCGCGGTCAAGGTCGACGGGGGCTGGCGCATCACCGGGCAGAAGATCTGGACCACCGGCGCCCAGTTCTCGGCGTGGGGCGCACTGCTCGCGCGCACCGATCCCGACGCCCCCAAGCACCAGGGCATCACGTACTTCCTGCTCGACATGAAGTCGCCGGGCGTCGAGGTCAAGCCGCTGCGCGAACTGACCGGCAACGCGATGTTCAACACGGTGTTCATCGACGACGTGTTCGTGCCCGACGACATGGTGCTCGGCGAGGTCAACCGCGGATGGGAGGTCAGCCGCAACACCCTGACCAACGAACGCGTGTCGATCGGTAGCAGCGAACCGCCCTTCCTGGCCAACCTCGACCAGTTCGTGCAGTTCCTGCGCGACGGCCAGTTCGACCAGATCGAGCAGAACCACGCCGGGCAGCTGATCGCCGAGGGGCACGCCGCAAAGGTGCTCAACCTGCGTTCCACGCTGCTGACGCTGGCCGGCGGCGACGCCATGCCCAACGCGGCGATCTCGAAGCTGCTGTCGATGAAGACCGGCCAGGGCTACGCGGAGTTCGCGGTGTCGACGTTCGGCACCGACGCCGCGATCGGCGACCCTCAGGAGGAACCGGGCCGCTGGGCCGAGTATCTGCTGGCCAGCCGCGCCACCACGATCTACGGCGGCACCACCGAGGTGCAGTTGAACATCATCGCCGAGCGCCTGCTCGGGCTCCCGCGCGATCCGTAG
- a CDS encoding 2-hydroxyacid dehydrogenase yields MDREAVAVNPGTVRVLAHFAPSNTVLDFLAPHLDWLDVRFCGEEDDETFYRELGDADVLWHVLRPITGDDLNRAPRLRLVHKLGAGVNTIDVETATQLGILVANMPGANAPSVAEGTVLLMLAALRRLPQLDRATRAGRGWPTDPTLGDTVRDIGGCTVGLVGYGNVAKRVERIVLAMGAEQVLHTSTRDTGHPRWRNLPDLLAASDIVSLHLPLTDTSRGLLGPEAIAAMKPGAVLVNTARGPIVDEAALIEALRGGRLAAAGLDVFDTEPLPADHPLLGLDNVVLTPHVTWYTADTMRRYLSIGVENCRRIRDGEPLAHLVNEAR; encoded by the coding sequence ATGGATCGCGAAGCGGTGGCGGTGAACCCGGGCACGGTGCGGGTGCTCGCGCACTTCGCACCGAGCAACACCGTGCTGGACTTCCTTGCGCCGCACCTCGACTGGCTCGATGTGCGGTTCTGCGGCGAGGAGGACGACGAGACCTTCTACCGCGAACTCGGTGACGCCGACGTGCTCTGGCATGTGTTGCGTCCCATCACCGGCGACGACCTGAACCGCGCGCCGCGGCTGCGCCTCGTGCACAAGCTGGGCGCCGGGGTCAACACCATCGACGTCGAGACCGCGACCCAGTTGGGCATCCTGGTGGCCAACATGCCCGGTGCGAACGCCCCTTCGGTCGCCGAGGGCACGGTATTGCTGATGCTGGCGGCGCTTCGGCGTCTCCCCCAGCTGGACCGCGCCACGCGCGCCGGTCGCGGGTGGCCCACCGATCCCACCCTGGGCGACACCGTGCGCGACATCGGCGGCTGCACGGTGGGCCTCGTCGGGTACGGCAACGTCGCCAAGCGCGTCGAGCGGATCGTGCTGGCCATGGGTGCCGAGCAGGTGCTGCACACCAGCACGCGCGACACCGGTCACCCGCGCTGGCGCAACCTGCCGGATCTGCTGGCCGCGAGTGACATCGTCTCGCTGCACCTTCCCCTCACCGACACCTCCCGCGGCTTGCTGGGCCCCGAGGCCATCGCGGCGATGAAACCCGGCGCGGTCCTGGTCAACACGGCCCGCGGGCCGATCGTCGACGAGGCCGCGCTGATCGAGGCGCTGCGCGGCGGCCGGCTCGCGGCCGCCGGTCTCGACGTGTTCGACACCGAACCGCTGCCCGCCGACCATCCGCTGCTTGGCCTCGACAACGTCGTCCTCACGCCGCACGTGACGTGGTACACCGCGGACACCATGCGCCGTTACCTGTCGATCGGTGTCGAGAACTGCCGCCGCATCCGCGACGGCGAGCCGCTGGCCCACCTGGTCAACGAGGCCAGGTAG
- a CDS encoding alpha/beta hydrolase — MTRTSGASPAAGVIREFVGLESPTARRAGAGGHPCQGIYYRGVGRKPKVAMIATHYQIDFSEHYLADYMATRGIGFLGWNTRFRGFESSFVLDHALVDIGVGVRWLREVQNIETVVLLGNSGGGSLMAAYQAQAVDPHITPMEGMRPAVGINDLPRADAYVASAAHPGRPDVLTAWMDGAVLDENDPVATDPDLDLFDERNGPPFSPDFVARYREAQIARNEAITDWAELELKRVQAAGFSDRPFTVMRTWADPRMVDPTIEPTRRQPNLCYAGVPVKANRSARGIAAATTLRNWLGMWSLRHAQTRAEPHLARITCPALVINADQDTGVYPSDAQRIFDALAGSDKTLCSIDTDHYFTTPGARSEQADTIARWIAKRWR, encoded by the coding sequence ATGACCAGAACCTCCGGGGCCTCACCGGCGGCAGGCGTGATCCGCGAGTTCGTCGGACTGGAATCCCCCACCGCCCGACGCGCCGGCGCGGGCGGCCACCCGTGCCAGGGCATCTACTACCGCGGCGTGGGCCGCAAACCGAAGGTGGCGATGATCGCCACGCACTACCAGATCGATTTCTCCGAGCACTACCTCGCCGACTACATGGCCACCCGGGGAATCGGCTTCCTGGGCTGGAACACCCGTTTCCGCGGGTTCGAGAGCAGCTTCGTGCTGGACCACGCGTTGGTGGACATCGGCGTCGGCGTGCGTTGGTTGCGCGAGGTCCAGAACATCGAAACCGTTGTGCTGCTCGGAAATTCCGGTGGCGGGTCGTTGATGGCGGCCTACCAGGCCCAAGCGGTCGACCCGCACATCACACCGATGGAGGGCATGCGGCCTGCCGTCGGCATCAACGACCTGCCGCGCGCCGACGCCTACGTCGCGAGCGCCGCGCACCCCGGCAGGCCCGATGTGCTGACCGCGTGGATGGACGGCGCGGTCCTCGACGAGAACGACCCTGTCGCAACCGATCCCGACCTCGACCTGTTCGACGAGCGCAACGGTCCACCGTTCTCACCGGATTTCGTGGCGCGCTATCGGGAGGCACAGATCGCACGCAACGAGGCCATCACCGACTGGGCCGAGCTCGAGCTCAAACGCGTGCAGGCGGCCGGTTTCTCGGACCGCCCGTTCACGGTGATGCGCACGTGGGCCGATCCCCGGATGGTGGACCCGACGATCGAACCCACCAGGCGTCAGCCGAATCTGTGTTACGCCGGGGTCCCGGTCAAGGCGAACCGCTCGGCCCGCGGCATCGCCGCGGCCACCACGCTGCGCAACTGGCTGGGCATGTGGAGCCTGCGGCACGCCCAGACCAGGGCCGAACCGCACCTGGCGCGCATCACCTGCCCGGCGCTGGTCATCAACGCCGATCAGGACACCGGCGTGTACCCGTCTGACGCACAACGCATCTTCGACGCGCTGGCGGGTTCCGACAAGACACTGTGCTCGATCGACACCGATCATTACTTCACCACGCCGGGTGCGCGCAGCGAGCAGGCCGACACCATCGCGCGATGGATCGCGAAGCGGTGGCGGTGA
- a CDS encoding TetR/AcrR family transcriptional regulator yields MTVSPRDQLPTARGRQTQAAIDAAARTVIARKGILATTIADIAAEANRSTASFYNYYDSKEAMVHEWALRFRDEARDRAQAAREPGLTNWERSYQAVSAHWATYRHRLAEIISVSQLAMVSDDFAQYWAEICELPISLITEMIKRAQRQGFCPDDDAEMTALALVSMLNQFCYTKLSGGNADDVDDTACITTLANVFYRTIYHRGVPQP; encoded by the coding sequence GTGACCGTCAGCCCGCGTGACCAGCTGCCGACCGCGCGCGGCCGCCAGACTCAGGCCGCCATCGACGCCGCCGCCCGAACCGTGATCGCGCGCAAGGGCATCCTGGCCACGACCATCGCCGACATCGCCGCCGAGGCCAACCGTTCCACCGCGTCGTTCTACAACTACTACGACTCCAAAGAAGCCATGGTCCACGAGTGGGCGCTGCGCTTCCGGGACGAGGCTCGCGATCGCGCCCAGGCGGCGCGCGAACCCGGCCTGACCAACTGGGAGCGCTCCTATCAGGCCGTTTCGGCGCACTGGGCGACCTACCGGCACCGGCTGGCCGAGATCATCAGCGTGTCGCAGCTGGCGATGGTCAGCGACGATTTTGCGCAGTACTGGGCCGAAATCTGCGAACTGCCCATATCATTGATCACCGAGATGATCAAACGTGCCCAGCGGCAAGGGTTCTGCCCCGACGACGACGCCGAGATGACCGCGCTCGCGCTGGTGTCGATGCTCAACCAGTTCTGCTACACCAAGCTCTCCGGCGGCAACGCCGACGACGTCGACGACACGGCCTGCATCACGACGCTCGCGAACGTCTTCTACCGGACGATCTATCACAGGGGGGTACCGCAGCCATGA
- a CDS encoding VOC family protein, with protein sequence MIKPDNPNSEFEFGGINHVALVCSDMERTVDFYSNVLGMPLIKALDLPGGIGQHFFFDAGNGDCIAFFWFCDAPDGVPGVSAPAAIPGIGEIVSATGSLNHLALHVPAEKFDEYRQKLKAKGVRVGPVLNHDDSEMQVSPTVHPGVYVRSFYFFDPDGITLEFACWTKEFSQDDVERAAHVAPRTDADRLVASTK encoded by the coding sequence GTGATCAAGCCCGACAATCCCAATTCCGAATTCGAGTTCGGCGGAATCAACCATGTCGCCCTGGTGTGTTCGGACATGGAACGCACCGTCGACTTCTACAGCAATGTGCTCGGCATGCCGCTGATCAAAGCGCTTGACCTGCCCGGCGGCATCGGTCAGCACTTCTTCTTCGACGCCGGCAACGGCGACTGCATCGCGTTCTTCTGGTTCTGCGACGCCCCCGATGGCGTCCCCGGGGTCTCGGCCCCTGCCGCCATTCCCGGTATCGGTGAGATCGTCAGCGCCACCGGGTCGCTGAACCACCTCGCGCTGCACGTGCCGGCCGAGAAGTTCGACGAGTACCGGCAGAAGCTCAAGGCCAAAGGCGTGCGGGTCGGGCCGGTACTCAACCACGACGACAGTGAGATGCAGGTATCGCCGACCGTGCACCCCGGCGTCTACGTGCGCTCGTTCTACTTCTTCGACCCGGACGGCATCACCCTCGAATTCGCCTGCTGGACCAAGGAATTCAGCCAAGACGACGTCGAGCGGGCCGCTCACGTGGCGCCGCGGACCGACGCCGACCGCTTGGTGGCCTCGACGAAGTAG